In Halobacteriovorax marinus SJ, the following proteins share a genomic window:
- the tsaE gene encoding tRNA (adenosine(37)-N6)-threonylcarbamoyltransferase complex ATPase subunit type 1 TsaE: MELIKEWDGIFEENLESLSEEIKSIIPLESAIILTGAVGAGKTTFTKSFIDSDEGDEVCSPTYSVINENGNCAHADFYRLKDSEEVIHLELGLYLEDKDYFLIEWGAPFLKEISRNLDEQWEIFELKFEINSQLSNSDNISSRKIQLFKHF; encoded by the coding sequence GTGGAATTAATTAAAGAGTGGGATGGTATTTTTGAAGAGAACTTAGAAAGTCTTTCTGAAGAGATTAAAAGTATCATTCCCCTTGAAAGTGCCATTATTCTTACTGGAGCTGTGGGTGCAGGGAAGACAACTTTTACTAAGTCATTTATTGATAGTGATGAAGGGGATGAGGTCTGCTCGCCAACTTACTCCGTCATTAATGAAAATGGAAATTGCGCTCACGCTGATTTCTATCGTTTAAAAGATAGCGAGGAGGTTATTCACCTCGAGCTAGGTCTGTACTTAGAAGATAAAGACTACTTTTTAATTGAATGGGGCGCGCCTTTTTTAAAAGAGATCTCTCGAAACCTAGATGAACAATGGGAGATATTCGAGTTAAAGTTTGAAATAAATTCACAACTTTCTAATTCAGACAATATTTCTTCAAGAAAAATCCAACTTTTTAAGCATTTTTAA
- a CDS encoding TetR/AcrR family transcriptional regulator — MTRPSRNQDKLLIEAGKKLLPELGVSGMSIQRVADEAGVNLGMFSYHFKTKANFIQQVLRSIREDAQGAVGFTFSDTDTSIEKFQKFLFFMAKTFRDQRKLVLSLFKDILNQDPDVSEMVLKKSNDQLEVLRQLIIECQKDGYIDEKTPVRQIELFCNSAMKGPIVMVAAMERIQQDNLDDLAPYEAEVLTDSDISQLVSMILRGIRLK; from the coding sequence ATGACTAGACCATCTAGAAATCAAGACAAGCTATTAATCGAAGCAGGTAAGAAACTACTTCCAGAGCTAGGTGTTAGTGGGATGAGTATACAAAGGGTAGCTGATGAAGCAGGAGTTAACCTTGGAATGTTCAGTTATCACTTTAAAACAAAAGCAAACTTTATTCAGCAGGTATTAAGATCAATTAGGGAAGATGCTCAGGGTGCTGTAGGCTTTACTTTTTCTGATACAGATACCTCAATTGAAAAATTTCAGAAGTTTTTATTCTTCATGGCAAAAACATTTAGAGATCAAAGAAAGCTAGTACTCTCTTTATTTAAAGATATTTTAAATCAAGATCCAGATGTATCTGAAATGGTTTTGAAGAAATCTAATGATCAGCTTGAGGTTCTTAGGCAATTAATTATCGAATGTCAGAAGGACGGATATATTGATGAAAAAACACCAGTGCGACAAATTGAATTATTTTGTAACTCAGCGATGAAAGGCCCTATCGTTATGGTTGCAGCAATGGAGCGCATTCAACAAGATAATCTTGATGACTTAGCCCCTTATGAGGCAGAAGTGTTAACAGATTCAGATATCTCACAATTAGTATCAATGATCCTTAGAGGAATAAGACTTAAATAA
- a CDS encoding cysteine desulfurase family protein gives MARLINNRYYFDYNATSPLADSVKDWFPNGDLLFANPSSIHSSGKKSKRFINETKKYLEKLFSLDSTFRIFFHSGASEGVNSLVKGFAQKSFAANKKVHFIHSHVDHSCVFNLKDELELYGHEVSRFGVDANGEYDIEEVISLINKSSAPTLLNFTWVNNENGVVWNLEDLSRIKKETNCYIHVDAVQSIGKIEEWKKLNLIADAYTFSGHKFGAMKGIGFSFVKEDFPFCSLIRGGGQQEGMRSGTENTNGIYSLKLALEELCERENFSKLNEAKTFIESEIEKVLDSKAFIVSKNAKSRNANTIYLVIPGKKADILITAFDLARMDVSSGSACSSGAVLPSRVLQAMGVNEEDAKSALRFSFAYDLSLEESKEYSEKIITVLKRFL, from the coding sequence TTGGCGAGATTAATCAATAACAGATATTATTTCGATTATAATGCAACGTCCCCGTTAGCGGATTCAGTCAAAGACTGGTTCCCTAACGGGGATTTGCTTTTTGCAAACCCTTCTTCAATTCACAGTTCTGGAAAGAAATCAAAACGCTTTATCAATGAAACTAAGAAGTATCTTGAAAAACTCTTTTCACTAGATTCAACTTTTAGAATATTCTTTCACTCAGGAGCTTCTGAGGGGGTGAACTCTTTAGTTAAAGGTTTTGCTCAAAAGTCATTTGCTGCAAATAAGAAAGTTCACTTCATTCATTCTCACGTTGATCATAGTTGTGTTTTTAATTTAAAAGACGAGCTTGAACTCTATGGCCATGAAGTTTCTAGGTTTGGAGTTGATGCTAATGGTGAGTATGACATTGAAGAGGTGATCTCTTTAATTAATAAATCTAGTGCTCCAACTCTATTAAATTTTACTTGGGTGAATAATGAAAATGGAGTGGTTTGGAATTTAGAAGACCTCTCGAGAATTAAAAAAGAAACTAATTGTTATATTCATGTGGACGCCGTTCAATCAATTGGAAAAATTGAAGAGTGGAAGAAGCTTAATTTAATTGCTGATGCCTATACTTTTTCAGGACATAAGTTTGGTGCTATGAAAGGAATAGGTTTCTCTTTTGTTAAAGAAGATTTTCCTTTCTGTTCTCTAATTCGTGGAGGAGGACAACAAGAGGGAATGCGCTCAGGAACTGAGAATACAAATGGTATCTACTCTCTGAAGTTGGCATTAGAAGAGTTATGCGAGAGAGAGAATTTTTCTAAGCTAAATGAAGCAAAAACTTTTATCGAAAGTGAGATTGAAAAAGTCTTAGACTCTAAGGCGTTTATTGTTTCTAAGAATGCGAAGTCTCGAAATGCAAATACAATCTATCTCGTTATACCTGGAAAGAAAGCTGATATTCTTATTACTGCCTTTGACTTAGCTAGAATGGATGTGAGTTCTGGTTCTGCTTGTTCTTCTGGAGCAGTTCTTCCAAGTCGTGTACTACAGGCGATGGGAGTAAACGAAGAAGATGCTAAGTCTGCACTTAGGTTTTCCTTTGCCTATGATCTAAGTTTGGAAGAAAGTAAAGAGTATTCTGAAAAAATAATTACTGTTCTAAAAAGATTCTTATAA
- a CDS encoding Rrf2 family transcriptional regulator — protein sequence MRLTSKGRYAVRAMLDLTTHSNGNPVRLQEISQRQNISLHYLEQLFRKLRNGQAVKSVRGPGGGYVLARSMDQITVKDILECVGENINPAKDILGTEAEQASTVEFHLSKNYFQNLGVIMRDYLSTTSLGDLMRKSNEIEIETKTEETNNQAEVTNTSSLENTIGMTSAIRNPIGEINQ from the coding sequence ATGAGACTCACTTCTAAAGGACGTTACGCAGTAAGAGCAATGCTTGACCTAACTACCCACTCAAACGGGAACCCTGTTAGACTTCAAGAAATTTCTCAAAGACAAAACATTTCACTTCACTACTTAGAGCAACTTTTCAGAAAGCTTAGAAATGGGCAAGCTGTTAAGTCTGTAAGAGGACCAGGTGGTGGTTATGTACTTGCTAGAAGCATGGACCAAATCACTGTTAAGGATATTCTTGAGTGTGTGGGTGAAAATATCAACCCAGCTAAGGATATTCTTGGTACAGAGGCTGAGCAAGCTTCTACAGTAGAATTTCACCTGTCTAAGAACTATTTTCAAAATCTAGGCGTGATCATGAGAGATTACTTGTCAACGACATCTCTTGGTGATTTAATGCGTAAATCTAATGAGATTGAAATTGAAACTAAGACGGAAGAAACTAATAATCAAGCTGAAGTAACAAATACATCTTCACTTGAAAATACAATTGGAATGACTTCCGCAATCAGGAATCCAATTGGCGAGATTAATCAATAA
- a CDS encoding HU family DNA-binding protein: MNKKELLETILKNKELNHMTKKDAELFLNTTIDTIKKTVKKGEDVSLIGFGSFSKVRRAARAGVNPATGEKIKIKAKNLPKFKPGKAWKDMF, translated from the coding sequence ATGAACAAAAAAGAACTATTAGAAACAATTCTTAAGAACAAAGAACTTAACCACATGACTAAGAAAGACGCTGAGCTTTTCCTTAACACTACTATTGATACAATCAAGAAAACTGTTAAGAAAGGTGAAGATGTTTCTCTAATCGGTTTTGGTTCTTTCTCTAAAGTAAGAAGAGCTGCTAGAGCAGGTGTTAACCCAGCGACTGGTGAGAAGATTAAAATCAAAGCTAAGAATCTTCCAAAGTTCAAGCCAGGTAAAGCTTGGAAAGATATGTTCTAA
- a CDS encoding MBL fold metallo-hydrolase, giving the protein MSDHYDGKKFFNPTLKGKSKPSFMDALSLIREGREAWPENNENRGTPRINESLGPNEVSITFVNHATFLIQFRGFNILTDPIWSKRASPFSWIGPNRVREPGVKIEDLPKIDLVIISHNHYDHLDVKTLKTLNDLSPFKVIVPLGDKSLIESIGIKDVHELDWWEEVRISEDIQITFTPTQHGSARGVFDRDKSLWGSFYIKNKSRSIYFGGDAGYSKYFKETRERLGAPEIALLGIGAYNPRWFMKSIHMNPLEAVIAHKDLEAKLSIGMHYGTFQLSSEGIDEPLKDLEKALIRENVSSDDFVTLHEGETRIYGDLIND; this is encoded by the coding sequence GTGTCAGATCATTATGATGGAAAGAAATTTTTTAATCCTACATTGAAGGGAAAGTCAAAACCGAGCTTCATGGATGCTTTAAGTTTAATACGAGAGGGAAGAGAAGCTTGGCCAGAGAATAATGAAAATAGAGGAACACCTCGAATTAATGAGAGTCTTGGCCCAAATGAAGTTAGTATTACTTTTGTTAATCATGCAACTTTTCTCATTCAATTTAGAGGCTTTAATATTCTTACTGATCCAATTTGGTCGAAAAGGGCGAGTCCATTTAGTTGGATTGGCCCAAACAGGGTTAGAGAGCCAGGGGTAAAAATTGAAGACTTACCTAAGATTGATTTAGTTATCATTAGTCACAATCACTATGATCATTTAGATGTAAAAACTCTAAAAACTTTAAATGATCTTTCTCCATTTAAAGTGATTGTGCCGCTCGGTGATAAGTCGTTGATCGAGTCAATTGGAATAAAAGACGTCCATGAACTTGACTGGTGGGAAGAGGTAAGGATTTCTGAGGATATTCAAATTACCTTTACACCTACTCAGCACGGATCTGCTCGAGGAGTATTTGATAGAGATAAAAGCCTTTGGGGGAGTTTCTATATTAAAAATAAAAGTCGAAGTATTTATTTTGGTGGTGATGCTGGCTATTCAAAGTATTTTAAGGAAACAAGGGAACGACTTGGAGCTCCAGAAATAGCTCTACTGGGGATCGGTGCATATAACCCTCGTTGGTTTATGAAGTCGATACATATGAATCCTTTAGAGGCTGTAATTGCCCATAAGGACTTAGAAGCAAAGCTGAGTATAGGAATGCATTATGGAACTTTTCAGCTTTCTTCTGAGGGGATTGATGAGCCTTTAAAAGACTTAGAGAAGGCTTTGATTAGAGAGAATGTATCGTCAGATGATTTTGTCACATTACATGAAGGTGAAACAAGAATATACGGAGATTTAATAAATGACTAG